Sequence from the Candidatus Neomarinimicrobiota bacterium genome:
GCCTGAAGGGCCATGACTACCGCCAACCCGGAGCGTATTTTGTGACCATTTGCACATACCGGTGGGCCCCACTGTTCGGAACGCTGGTGAATGGGCGCATGGCATTAAACCCCCTCGGCCAGATGGTGGAAAAAGAATGGCTCCGAACAGCTGCTGTGCGGCCCTACGTGCGGCTGGATGAATACATCGTCATGCCGAATCATTTTCATGGAATTGTTATGATAACGGATGACGGTAGGGGCACGGCGCGCCGTGCCTCTACCACCGAACAGTTTGGCCGACCCATCCCACGGTCACTACCCACCATCATCCGCTCTTTCAAATCGGCCGCCACTCATCGAATCAAGAAGGACCGTGGCACGCCCGGTAAACCTGTCTGGCAACGCAATTATTATGAACACATCGTCCGCACGGATCGCGCATTGAACCGCATCCGGGCATACATCCACCAGAATCCGGCCCACTGGCATCTCGACCGGTATAACCCGGAGGCTGTTGGGTCAGACGAATTCGAACTACAGCTGCAGGCAGGACTGTGAGTCAAATGACCGCCACCGAGATCATCAAGCAGCTCGAAGCCCTGGGCAGCGCGGAGAATCTCGCCGGCA
This genomic interval carries:
- a CDS encoding transposase; protein product: MRRRSVRLKGHDYRQPGAYFVTICTYRWAPLFGTLVNGRMALNPLGQMVEKEWLRTAAVRPYVRLDEYIVMPNHFHGIVMITDDGRGTARRASTTEQFGRPIPRSLPTIIRSFKSAATHRIKKDRGTPGKPVWQRNYYEHIVRTDRALNRIRAYIHQNPAHWHLDRYNPEAVGSDEFELQLQAGL